In Setaria italica strain Yugu1 chromosome I, Setaria_italica_v2.0, whole genome shotgun sequence, the genomic window AAGTTCATATGAAGACTGTTGCAAAATTCCCGTGTTCTCCATAAAACTGTAACTTCGTGAATTTTTTTGGTAAAAACCCATAACGTAATGGTAGCCCTTCCACCAGACTGCTTAGGAAAATTTGCTGAACTGCCGCATCAATCCTAGTCTTAATCCTACAGGGCTATATGTTACATCATggtacattttttttcattaactCAGCAAAAAGAATGTCAAAATTTGCATGAAAAATGTTCTCTACATTACATGAACTCTACCTCCATACGCACCAGCTGAAACTCCCCCTACATGGCTACATGTAAGATCAGTACATCAGTTGCAACCCCTACTTTGGTCTCAATCCTAACCGCACCAAAGTCGCCAATCGTGACAGGCAGCAAGCCATCTAACAAAATATCTCCACAAGCATCCCATAACCTACGTGATGCCATAGAACCGGCAAGCCAAAGCAACATTGGCAACGTCCTGTTTGCTGCAGTTCCAGATTATATTCGATGGGGCATGATCCTTGGTCTTGTCGAGTTCACCAGGGGTGTTTGCCTATGCAGGCCCACCATGAGAGCTTACCAACTATGCTACATATTTACGGGCAAAAGGAGGGTATGTGCTAGATAAGGGCGCTCCAAACTGCTGAATCTCCTTCACCGCAGCGAGCATGTACATCCTTGATCCTCTCGACAGACTTGCATATGCCACTGCAGCTCCAATCGAAAGATGCTACACAGACATTGCCAGCTTGCCCTTTCCACTCGCAATCTGTGGAGTTTGTATTCACAATAAGCGCAAAGCAGAAGACAAATATGTAAAGGAGACATCATTCAGTATGAGAAAACAGACCTGGTGGAGTTCCGCAGCACATGTTCCTTTCATCAATGTGATTAACTTCCAAACCAATGAACCATGATCCAAGCGACACGTCTTCATTTGCATATTTGTGCAAGATAGGCCTGATAAAGGTTGCTTACATTGTtagttttcttttatttgaCCAGACACCCTTTTGTATGGCATAGCATTAACAAAACATACTGATTGATTGAAATGTAAGTCGCGAGATCTTTCGAAACGGCGTATATCTGCCCCGTAGCATGACGGAAGTATTTATTCCCTTCCTCTCCAAATTTCCAGTACTCAGGTTCGTGGTACTTCACATTCCTATGAATAGAGCAGATTCAAGCAGGCATCTATTAGTACTCCAAATCTAGCATTTAAATTCATATTTTAAGACAGTGCAGTAAACATTACTTGTCAGCGAGAACTGGGCCTGACTTCATGCAGCCGATGTACGTTCTTGGTTTTGATTTATGTCGAGCAAGGGTAGTGGCAAGCATTCCTGTTTTGGTCATATGCATGCACCGATAAACAAAAttgagttaaaaaaaaatcccaagAGGAAGTTATTGTGTCTAAGGAAAAGATGAGCACCTAAGTTCACATGCACATCGTCATCGACCTTGACGTAGAAGTCAGCATCCCAGATGCCGACAGCGGTTGAGAAGAAAATTTTTGTCTTCGCTGAGAGTTCATGGTATCCTTCAACATGGTCCTGCGTGATGATTAAATAAACCACATGCAGTAAAATAGTCAGGGCTAGCACCAGAAAATTATGAATTCACTAGTAATTGAAGAGTAAATCCTCACCAGTCTAAGAAAATCATGATGTTGGGCGTCCTCTGAATCTATAGCCTTGTCCAGTATACTATTAGATGTAGCACTGTGCAACAAACAAAACAGGCAGCTTTATATCCAAATTTTACAAGGTACTTAAGTAAAAGGATGAAAGCATGTAACATTACGAAAATAAATGTCTGCAGTGAATTGAGTTGCATACTAGACATACTAGAATGGAGATTGGAGATTTTTGTCATAGCTGGAGGAAGAATGAGACATGGGTTGGCTTAATGCAGTAACAAGTAATAAAATTATCAATAAGACTACAATGAAGTTATAGAAGTCAGAGACTTCAAGTGCCTTGCAGATTAATGCCAAGATCAGCTCTTTGCTAAACTTTGGTACTTCTGACTTCTGAGAGCACAGGAGCACAAGGCTATATGCTATGAGCCTATGATGCCTTGCAGTTCCAAGAACAAAAATTATGATAGTTTACTTTGGAAATTAGAGGTAAATAATTATTATATGGCTGTAATATTACTAGTACATTGTTAAGGCATGGATGAATTATGTGTTCAAACCACAATGATCTGCACCTGTTGTAGGACTGGTAAATGGTAATAAAGAAAAAGTATCTAGAACTATTTCATTCTATCATggaacatgaaaaaaaaaattccagttGAAACTACTACCAGAGCAtgggaacacaatataaatgcAGTCAATATACCTAAACTGATGTGCTAGGAATACAAGAACCATCTGTTTACCTGTGCCCAATAGTGAAGCGGATAACTATCCCCTTCTGTTCCTCTAATTGTTGCAGCTTTTCACCTAATAAAAAGAAGAGACCTTTACTAAAAATTTGTTGACTGTGATATCCATAGGAATGAGACAACTCTACACAAGGATGATACCATGTACACACTTAAATGAACAGCTACATGTAAAACACGAGCTGTTTGCACtataatatactccctccgtcccaaattactattcgttttggcttttctagatacatcacttttgctatgtatctagacataagtatatatttaggtgcatatcaaaaggtgTGTaactagaaaaaccaaaacgaatagtaatttgggacggagggagtagtctcTAATACCAGAAGCTATCTGGAAAAACTTAGCTTATAAGATGCTACAAAATTATAAAGTCTATAAACTCCCTCcccctaattttttttctatggaAAGATGGCAAAGTACAAGTCTAGCTTATTTCATACAAATAGGTTAAGCCAGTCCAAGAATCTTACATTAGCTGCAGTAATCAAGACCGGTGTGTTTACTTACTGAGGAATGACTAGAAACTGTTAGTTTAATCATTACACAAATCTAATAGACATGCCCATGCCATTATTTGTTCAAAGTACTACAAAACAACTACACACCTTGAGGCATCCATGTCTCCCGGACTGAATCACGGCGCTTGCGGCTACTGAAAGCAGTGTTGACTCCAATGACGACAAATGCCTTCTTCCTTGGTTGGCTAGTTTCAGAGGTTACCGGCGAACCACTAGAACGGAGCAACTCCAGTGTGCTCCGCTTTGCTGCAAGCTCCATCTGCAGCGTTGAGATGGACTTATCCAATGATCTAACACAACAAACAAATTCCAAGGAAAAGTCTTCAGATACAGATAACTCAAGCACAATTAAATTCCTAAATTGAATCCCATGGAATCAAAGGGGCTCACTGTATAGCTTCATGGGTCTTGGTTACCTCTCCCATTATATCCTTGTCTTCCCCATGCTTCTGCATCCAAATTCATGTTCAAAATTTTCAGCCAAAAACGAAGTAATAGAAAATCATGGAGAAAACATACAAATTGAAACAGAACCCACCCTCTTTGTATTGCAGTCCTCTGATACAAGTTGCAGCTCTTGATCTTGCCTCCGGCGTTGAGACATGATATGGTTACTGGTATCTGGTGCTGTCCAGAACCTGTAAAATCAACCCATGATGATTTCTCAAGGAAAATAGCAAAAAC contains:
- the LOC101774634 gene encoding beta-1,3-galactosyltransferase 7 — its product is MKGKAGAMDRRSSARWRVLVLCAFSFGLGMLFTDRFWTAPDTSNHIMSQRRRQDQELQLVSEDCNTKRKHGEDKDIMGEVTKTHEAIQSLDKSISTLQMELAAKRSTLELLRSSGSPVTSETSQPRKKAFVVIGVNTAFSSRKRRDSVRETWMPQGEKLQQLEEQKGIVIRFTIGHSATSNSILDKAIDSEDAQHHDFLRLDHVEGYHELSAKTKIFFSTAVGIWDADFYVKVDDDVHVNLGMLATTLARHKSKPRTYIGCMKSGPVLADKNVKYHEPEYWKFGEEGNKYFRHATGQIYAVSKDLATYISINQPILHKYANEDVSLGSWFIGLEVNHIDERNMCCGTPPDCEWKGQAGNVCVASFDWSCSGICKSVERIKDVHARCGEGDSAVWSALI